The sequence GAGGTCCTGCTGCCGTGGTGGCCCACCTTCAGCACGTCGACGTCTAGATCGAATGAATGGTTCGCGATCAGCCTGCTCTCCACATCGGTGCTGATATCGCCGGTGAACAGGAAGCTCTTGCCCGAGGTGCGCATCTCCAGGACGATGCTGGCATCGTTTACGTCGTGAGCGGTCGGATCGATGTTGAGCACCTCGATGGTCGCCGAGGCCGTGAGGTTAAGGTATTCCCCCGCATGGGTATCGGCTGCGGTATGGACCGGACAGCCCTCGTCCTCAGCAGCTCGGATGAACGATGAATAGGCCGATGTGCTCTTGGCCACTCCAGGATGGTAGATGGAAAGGACGGTGAAGTCCCGGAGGATGTCGGCCGCCCCTCCCAAATGGTCCGAGTCCGGGTGGGTGACGATGAGCGCGTCAATTACCGAAACAGATCGGTTATGCAGGTACGAGATCAGTGTGCCCGCCGCCAGTGGCGGGCCGGCATCGATCAGGATGATATGGCTATCGGCGGTCGAGACCAGGACCGAGTCACCCTGGCCCACATCTATGAAACTCACCAGGGTGGTATGACCTGTTCTGTTCTCGAATGAGAAGAAGCAAATGGATTCTTGGTCCCTTAGGAACGTGACCCCTATGACCATGTCGGTCGCTGTTTCGTTCCCGTCCTTGGTGACTTGGATGCGGTCATCAGGTCCCATCTTGCGGTCCTGATCCCGGTCACTGATGATCACCGAGGGATCGACCGCCACCAGCCTTTGGACTCCGGCCTGCCAATTGCCCGCGTTGACCGTGTAACTCGGTCCCCATGTCAAGCCAGATGCATTCTCATGCCCCAAGCGTATGACCGCACCGTCAAGATACAGGTCATGTCCAGACCCCACACCATTGAGCCCTATGACAGCGGTTGATGCATCGCTGGAGATGGTCCTCAACGTAGCTACGCCCTCTGGCCTGTCCTCTAGCTTACCGAAAGACACGACGATCGAAGCCAGGACCACCAGCATCACCACTACGATAACGATCAGAAGTAGCTTCGTCCGGCTCCTCATCTCGAATGCATCCCAAGCATGCATTGCAGTGAAAGGGCATAAACATTGACCCCGGTGAACGGACCAGATAACCTAATTATCCGGTCGGCCGATACCGGGGCGGGATAGGATGCAGTCAAGCAACGGTCTCAGCGTCAGCATAGCCTCGCTCAGGAGACGGCTCTTCGAGGCCCGGCTCAAGGCCATAAGCCCTGCCGATTACGAACGCTATTCGCAATTGGACGAGGGGCAGAAGGATGCTTCCGTCGAGGCCAGCTGGGACAGGGTGATCCCTCCGGTCGATCCCGTTATGTGCAAGGCCCTCTCCCCCATAGTGGCTGGATTGTTCGCCAAGGTCAAGGACCCAGCGGTCCTCGGGCACATCCAGGGGCAGATGCTGCCGCAGATGCAGGCCAAGATGCACAACACCACCGAGTATTACATCCTGATGACGAAGTACGGGAACGACATCGATTCCCGCACCCCGGAG comes from Methanomassiliicoccales archaeon and encodes:
- a CDS encoding ComEC/Rec2 family competence protein, giving the protein MHAWDAFEMRSRTKLLLIVIVVVMLVVLASIVVSFGKLEDRPEGVATLRTISSDASTAVIGLNGVGSGHDLYLDGAVIRLGHENASGLTWGPSYTVNAGNWQAGVQRLVAVDPSVIISDRDQDRKMGPDDRIQVTKDGNETATDMVIGVTFLRDQESICFFSFENRTGHTTLVSFIDVGQGDSVLVSTADSHIILIDAGPPLAAGTLISYLHNRSVSVIDALIVTHPDSDHLGGAADILRDFTVLSIYHPGVAKSTSAYSSFIRAAEDEGCPVHTAADTHAGEYLNLTASATIEVLNIDPTAHDVNDASIVLEMRTSGKSFLFTGDISTDVESRLIANHSFDLDVDVLKVGHHGSRTSTSNAFLDATSPETAVICVGVNTYGHPTNDTLTRLFAHDVTVLRTDQMGTIDITA